A genomic region of Photobacterium swingsii contains the following coding sequences:
- a CDS encoding chemotaxis protein CheW, translating into MSDKNRLSSEQALDDYFFDLLIEPEEVLEPAPTVESDASESEIETVEPQEGVPETQERDSALDAKSTDELPAQLSDTDELAGQSTEASLAEIDKVDGLITNCDQKSEDNSKTVDSLDEFVDVLALEMSSSSSTHYDFSTIELTQSADESEDDQVVNTHHDDEEVLATQSRLSDSALEQSEVNSEINDDLVSPSLVSSFSLTQHSQSQASNWAPSAQRVEVSKGTSFTPLVMEHNQPDMQGVQRLLDQMANMQTAIQQDSDALIDSITEAEFLAAAQEEVMLAEPEPEPEPEPEPEPEPEPEPEPEPEPEPEPEIIEQVEVAPSVATDTLVNLAVNNEVESQLSTQAGSDVPPEKTAESQLGNEFQALFFEASGVTFAVSLTELGGIHQMGDLNRLLGRPEWYLGLLTNREQQHDVVDTARWVMPEKLSSDEHKENYRYIVMLGESKWGLACDKLHGTETLTKQSIRWREKVGKRPWLAGMVKEKMCALIHVEELIKMLNAGLDVKGIQ; encoded by the coding sequence ATGAGCGATAAGAATCGGTTATCCAGTGAACAAGCGCTGGACGATTATTTTTTTGATTTGTTGATTGAGCCAGAAGAGGTGCTTGAACCAGCGCCGACTGTCGAAAGTGATGCCTCTGAAAGCGAAATTGAAACGGTTGAGCCTCAAGAGGGCGTACCTGAAACACAAGAGCGGGATAGCGCGCTTGATGCGAAATCTACCGATGAATTGCCGGCACAACTGTCAGATACCGATGAGTTAGCGGGGCAATCAACAGAAGCGTCACTGGCCGAGATTGACAAAGTTGATGGTTTAATCACTAATTGCGATCAAAAAAGTGAAGATAATTCAAAAACGGTCGATAGCCTAGATGAGTTTGTTGATGTTCTTGCATTAGAAATGTCGTCAAGCAGTAGTACGCATTATGACTTTTCGACCATAGAATTGACGCAAAGCGCAGATGAGTCTGAAGACGACCAAGTGGTTAACACGCACCACGACGATGAAGAAGTATTAGCGACACAGTCGCGATTATCCGATTCTGCGTTGGAACAGTCTGAGGTTAACTCGGAGATAAATGATGATCTGGTATCACCATCACTGGTGTCATCATTTTCACTGACACAGCATAGCCAGTCGCAAGCATCAAATTGGGCACCATCAGCCCAACGCGTTGAAGTAAGCAAAGGTACATCGTTTACGCCGTTAGTGATGGAGCATAATCAGCCGGACATGCAAGGCGTTCAACGCCTACTTGATCAAATGGCCAACATGCAAACGGCGATTCAACAAGACAGCGATGCCTTGATTGATAGCATAACTGAAGCAGAATTTCTTGCGGCAGCGCAAGAAGAAGTTATGCTTGCAGAGCCAGAGCCAGAGCCAGAGCCAGAGCCAGAGCCAGAGCCAGAGCCAGAGCCAGAGCCAGAGCCAGAGCCAGAGCCAGAGCCAGAGCCAGAAATTATCGAGCAAGTGGAGGTCGCCCCTTCAGTTGCAACTGACACGCTTGTAAACCTTGCGGTCAACAATGAGGTTGAATCTCAGTTATCGACACAAGCTGGTAGTGATGTGCCGCCAGAAAAAACGGCAGAATCACAGTTAGGCAATGAATTCCAAGCGCTCTTTTTTGAAGCCAGTGGAGTGACATTTGCAGTGTCGTTAACAGAATTGGGCGGTATCCATCAGATGGGCGATTTAAACCGTCTGCTAGGCCGTCCAGAGTGGTATCTTGGTTTATTAACCAACCGTGAACAGCAACATGATGTTGTTGATACCGCACGGTGGGTAATGCCAGAAAAGTTAAGCTCTGACGAACATAAAGAAAACTATCGCTATATCGTCATGTTGGGTGAAAGTAAGTGGGGGTTAGCATGTGATAAGCTCCACGGTACTGAAACGCTAACAAAACAGAGTATTCGTTGGCGAGAAAAGGTTGGGAAACGACCTTGGCTTGCTGGAATGGTTAAAGAAAAAATGTGTGCTCTAATTCACGTCGAAGAACTTATCAAAATGCTCAACGCTGGGCTAGATGTTAAGGGTATTCAGTGA
- a CDS encoding chemotaxis protein CheW: protein MSQVSVAEIQKEDGDQVLQWVTFQLEDETYGINVMQVREVLRYSEIAPVPGAPDYVIGIINLRGNVVTVIDTRSRFGLMPGEISDNTRIVIIEAEKQVIGILVDSVAEVVYLRSSEIDTTPSVGTEESAKFIQGVSNRDGELLILVDLNKLLSDDEWDEMAYL, encoded by the coding sequence ATGTCGCAGGTTAGTGTAGCCGAAATTCAAAAAGAAGACGGCGATCAAGTATTACAGTGGGTTACTTTCCAGCTGGAAGATGAAACTTACGGTATTAACGTAATGCAGGTACGCGAAGTACTGCGTTATTCTGAAATTGCACCCGTACCAGGTGCGCCAGACTACGTAATTGGTATTATCAACCTACGTGGTAATGTTGTAACGGTTATTGATACCCGCTCTCGCTTTGGCTTAATGCCTGGTGAGATTTCTGACAATACGCGTATCGTAATTATTGAAGCAGAAAAGCAAGTGATTGGTATTTTGGTTGATAGTGTTGCGGAAGTGGTTTACCTACGTAGCTCTGAAATCGACACAACGCCAAGCGTTGGTACTGAAGAAAGTGCTAAGTTTATTCAAGGTGTGAGCAACCGTGATGGCGAGCTATTGATCCTTGTTGATTTGAACAAGCTGCTTAGTGATGACGAATGGGACGAGATGGCGTACCTATAA
- a CDS encoding DUF2802 domain-containing protein: MLNLVMQWLPLGISLIALVLLFVLLGRERKARLALEAKFSAMELVAKNARQQHESLTKQFNELRVGTMGMSQKMAEIAEHQEALADRQSEISMQDPDGRLYSRANKMVELGADINELMEECDLPKAEAELLMRLQQISQTRRR, translated from the coding sequence ATGCTAAATTTGGTCATGCAATGGTTACCTCTAGGTATCTCATTGATTGCGCTTGTATTACTGTTTGTACTGCTTGGTCGTGAGCGAAAAGCCCGTTTGGCGTTAGAAGCTAAATTTTCGGCGATGGAGCTTGTAGCCAAAAATGCACGTCAGCAGCATGAAAGCCTTACTAAGCAGTTTAATGAACTGCGTGTAGGCACTATGGGTATGAGTCAAAAAATGGCCGAAATCGCTGAGCATCAAGAAGCGTTAGCAGACCGCCAAAGTGAGATATCCATGCAAGACCCTGATGGGCGCTTGTACAGCCGAGCCAACAAAATGGTTGAGTTAGGTGCCGATATCAACGAACTGATGGAAGAGTGTGATTTGCCGAAAGCAGAAGCTGAATTGCTAATGCGTTTACAACAAATATCACAAACCCGTCGTCGCTAA
- a CDS encoding EscU/YscU/HrcU family type III secretion system export apparatus switch protein yields the protein MSYSKHAVALHYDGRTTPQVTSKGVDQLAEHIIEQVKQQGGLIHEDPVLLEYLDKLKVGDTIPEQLYVIIAELIAFSWFINGKTPPGWEGSENINTVV from the coding sequence ATGAGTTATTCAAAGCATGCTGTGGCGTTGCATTATGACGGCCGCACTACCCCACAAGTAACCAGTAAAGGTGTTGATCAACTTGCCGAGCATATTATCGAGCAAGTTAAGCAACAAGGTGGGCTGATCCACGAAGATCCGGTGCTATTGGAGTATCTAGATAAACTCAAAGTCGGTGACACAATTCCAGAACAACTCTACGTCATCATTGCAGAGCTGATCGCTTTTTCATGGTTCATAAACGGAAAAACCCCTCCCGGCTGGGAAGGGTCTGAAAACATCAATACTGTCGTATAA
- the ccmA gene encoding cytochrome c biogenesis heme-transporting ATPase CcmA: MLSVEKLSCIRDERVLFDDLTFTVENGELVQIEGHNGAGKTTLLRIIAGLGNADEGKVCWNQEDILSAREEFHQELLFLGHQTGVKRELTAFENLAFFQAMHTEVGDSPLEGHAQVSGENALWQALAHVGLAGREDVPAGQLSAGQQRRVALARLWISNHRLWVLDEPLTAIDKQGVRVLERLFLAHAQRGGIVLLTTHQDMFTDSDQLRKIKLGQ; the protein is encoded by the coding sequence ATGTTGTCAGTAGAAAAGCTAAGCTGTATTCGTGATGAACGGGTACTGTTCGATGACTTAACTTTTACCGTTGAAAACGGTGAGTTAGTGCAGATCGAGGGCCATAATGGTGCGGGGAAAACCACGTTACTCCGTATTATTGCGGGGTTAGGGAATGCAGATGAAGGCAAGGTTTGCTGGAATCAAGAAGACATTCTCAGTGCCCGTGAAGAATTTCACCAAGAGTTGCTCTTCTTAGGGCACCAAACGGGTGTTAAACGTGAACTGACAGCGTTTGAGAATTTAGCGTTTTTCCAAGCGATGCACACCGAAGTAGGTGACTCGCCATTGGAAGGTCATGCGCAGGTTTCTGGTGAAAATGCCTTGTGGCAAGCATTAGCGCATGTTGGCTTGGCTGGGCGTGAAGATGTCCCCGCGGGACAGCTCTCTGCAGGGCAGCAACGACGCGTTGCTTTGGCAAGGCTATGGATAAGTAATCATCGATTGTGGGTGCTTGATGAACCCCTCACAGCGATTGATAAACAAGGTGTTCGTGTTTTAGAGCGTTTGTTTTTAGCACATGCCCAGCGAGGCGGCATTGTGTTGCTGACGACACACCAAGATATGTTTACAGACAGTGATCAACTAAGAAAAATAAAATTGGGGCAGTAA